In the Bacillus amyloliquefaciens DSM 7 = ATCC 23350 genome, ACTCAAAAAACGGCCCGAAGAATAAAACAAGCGGAAGCGCGAACGGGCAGAACGGATACCACTAGAAAGAAGCCGCCTGGTCTGGAACAGGCGGCTTTTTTTATGAGACCGGAAAAGAATGGGATTCAGATGCAGGGCTGTGCTTTGTTTTTCCGAAGACGAGCGCAAGCCAAATACAGATCAGGATCACCGTAATAAAATAAAACAAATTGGCGCTTTCAAACCGCTGCATATACCAGCCGCCCGCCACCGGCCCGATCATGCTGCCGAGGCTGAAGGAAATGCCGCAGAGCAGATTGCCCGCCGGAAGCAGATGGGACGGCAGCAGGTCGCTCATATAGCTGATACCGAGGGAAAACATACTGCCGACCGCCATCCCCGCCATGAAAAAGCAGCCGCCGATAACGGCAGGCGACGGAAACAATCCGGCCGTCATAAAACACAGGGCGCCCATCAGTAAAATGACGAGCAGGACACGTTTTCTCCCAAACCGATCGCTTAATAAACCAAGCGGAAACTGGAATACAATACTTCCGATGGCGAAAGCGGGCAATATCAGCGCGACGGCATCAACGGATATGCCTAAGCGCAGGGCGTACACGGGGAAGCTTCCGTTCAGCGCCGTTTCTAAAAAGCCATAGCCGAAAGCCGGAAGAAAAGCGACCCAGCCGAAAAGAACGGCGCGGTAAAAACGTTTTGCGCTGTTGTCCCCGGATGTTTCATCCGGACCTTGCGGCGGGTACTCATTACGTAAGACAAACACAAACAGCCAGGCGGCAAGACTGATACAGCCGGATACGATAAACGGAAGGGACGGACTTGTTTTCACAAGAGGAACCATGAACGGACCGACAGCGAATCCAAGCCCGAAGGACAGCCCGTACAGCGAAATGTTTCTTCCTCTGTTTTGAGGCGTTGACTTTGAAGTCACCCACGTTTGGGTTGAAAAATGCAGCATATGATCGCCGATTCCGATAAGCAGCCGCAGAAAAAACCATATCCATATGGATTGAAGCCAAATAAAACTGAATAAGCTGATGATGACAAGAAATCCGCCCGTTACCATCAGGGGTTTGTATCCGAGCTTTCTCAGCGGCGCTTCCATAAACGGCGACGCAAGAAGCACGCCGATATACAGGCCGGTTGCGTGAAGGCCGTTTATGGCGGCTGATTCTCCGTTCGTTTCAAAAATGACGGAAATCACCGGCAGCAGCATGCCTTGGGAAAAACCGGAGATGGAAACAAGCAGAACCAAAATAAAGAAGTACAGTCGTGACATCGCGTATTTTCTCCTTCTTCAGTATCTGTTTTGATCGCACACGGATTTTTCGCGTCCGGCAACCTGAAAATGCCAATTTAGGTTTCTCCGGAAGTGTAATTGAGGGAGTTTTTGAGAAGGATAAAAAAGACTCATTCGAAAAAGGAGCCACGCTGAATATGAATCGGATTTTTTTCTTTACGGCTGCGGCGGGGGTGCCGCTTTCAGTTATCGGAAGCCTGATACACTGGCCGTCAGCTGTTTTGTTTATTATTTATTGCTTGACGATTATTGCGCTTGCAAGTTATATGGGAAGAGCGACTGAATCTCTTGCCATTATCGCGGGTCCGCGGATCGGCGGCCTGCTGAATGCCACGTTCGGAAATGCGGTAGAGCTGATTATATCGCTTTTTGCCTTAAAGGAAGGGCTGACGGGCATCGTGCTTGCGTCACTGACCGGTTCGGTGCTCGGCAATCTTCTGCTCGTCGCGGGTTTGTCGTTTTTTATCGGCGGTTTGAAATACAAGCGGCAGGAATTCAATATTCATGATGCCCGGCATAATTCAGGCCTGCTGATATTTGCCATTATCGTAGCTTTTGTCATTCCCGAAGTGTTTTCCATGGATATGGGGGAAAAAAGCAAGCTTAATTTAAGTGTCGGCATCAGCATCATCATGATCCTTTTGTACGTGGCGGCTCTTTATTTCAAGCTCGTCACTCACCGCGGTGTTTATCAGCCGAACCAGCCGGAGGCCAAGGAAGAAGAGGAGCAGCCTGAGTGGTCTGGGAAACGAGCGACAGCCGTCTTATTTATCGCAACCATTATCGTCGCCTACATATCTGAAAATCTCGTCAATACGTTTCATGCGGTGGCTGAACAGTTCGGCTGGAGCGAGCTGTTTATCGGAGTGATTATCGTCGCAATCGTCGGAAATGCCGCAGAACATGCGTCGGCCATCATTATGGCGTACAAAGACAAAATGGATGTCGCCGTTGAAATCGCGGTCGGATCGAC is a window encoding:
- the cax gene encoding calcium/proton exchanger, which encodes MNRIFFFTAAAGVPLSVIGSLIHWPSAVLFIIYCLTIIALASYMGRATESLAIIAGPRIGGLLNATFGNAVELIISLFALKEGLTGIVLASLTGSVLGNLLLVAGLSFFIGGLKYKRQEFNIHDARHNSGLLIFAIIVAFVIPEVFSMDMGEKSKLNLSVGISIIMILLYVAALYFKLVTHRGVYQPNQPEAKEEEEQPEWSGKRATAVLFIATIIVAYISENLVNTFHAVAEQFGWSELFIGVIIVAIVGNAAEHASAIIMAYKDKMDVAVEIAVGSTLQIAMFVAPVLVICSVFFPVNMPLVFTLPELVAMISSVLLMTMISNDGDSNWFEGATLLAAYVIMAIGFFLL
- a CDS encoding MFS transporter, which produces MSRLYFFILVLLVSISGFSQGMLLPVISVIFETNGESAAINGLHATGLYIGVLLASPFMEAPLRKLGYKPLMVTGGFLVIISLFSFIWLQSIWIWFFLRLLIGIGDHMLHFSTQTWVTSKSTPQNRGRNISLYGLSFGLGFAVGPFMVPLVKTSPSLPFIVSGCISLAAWLFVFVLRNEYPPQGPDETSGDNSAKRFYRAVLFGWVAFLPAFGYGFLETALNGSFPVYALRLGISVDAVALILPAFAIGSIVFQFPLGLLSDRFGRKRVLLVILLMGALCFMTAGLFPSPAVIGGCFFMAGMAVGSMFSLGISYMSDLLPSHLLPAGNLLCGISFSLGSMIGPVAGGWYMQRFESANLFYFITVILICIWLALVFGKTKHSPASESHSFPVS